The following are from one region of the Vitis riparia cultivar Riparia Gloire de Montpellier isolate 1030 chromosome 9, EGFV_Vit.rip_1.0, whole genome shotgun sequence genome:
- the LOC117922422 gene encoding probable disease resistance protein At5g43730 — protein sequence MDCVSPILDVATRLWDCTAKRAVYIRELEENLKSLKSLTEELSNLSKDVMGRVEREEDQQSRRTHEVDGWLRAVQVMEAEVEEILQNGDQEIQQKCLGTCPKNCRSSYRLGKIVSRKIDAVTELKGKGGFDVVAHSLPCAPVDERPMGKTVGLDLMYEKVRRCLEDEQVRSIGLYGIGGVGKTTLLQKLNNEYFGKRNDFDVVIWIVVSKPINMGNIQDVILNKLPTPDDKWKNRSKEEKAAEICKLLKSKNFVILLDDMWERLNLLEVGIPNLSNQTKSKVVLTTRSERVCDEMEVHKRMKVECLTRDEAFSLFRDKVGENILNSHPDIKRLAKIVVQECKGLPLALIVIGRAMASRKTPRKWEQAIQVLKSYPAKFSGMGDQVFPILKFSYDHLDNDTTKSCFLYCSIFPEDHEIWNEDLIDLWIGEGFMDKFVDIYEARNQGEEIIRSLKLACLLEGGVSENTCKMHDVIRDMALWLSCDYGEERHKSFVLDHVQLIEAYETVKWKEAQRISLWHSNINEELSLSPCFLNLRTLILSYSNMKSLPIGFFQFMPVIRVLDLSCNENLVELPLEIFRLESLEYLNLSETGIKKMPIELKNLTKLRCLILDHIRKLEVIPPNVISCLSNLQMFRMRSLTLKRILRNMRKLESCRSWSACNT from the coding sequence ATGGATTGTGTGAGCCCAATCCTGGACGTCGCCACCCGCTTGTGGGATTGCACCGCCAAGCGTGCAGTTTATATTCGTGAGCTTGAAGAAAATCTCAAGTCTTTGAAGAGCTTAACGGAGGAACTGAGCAACTTAAGTAAGGATGTGATGGGAAGAGTTGAACGTGAGGAGGACCAACAGAGTAGGCGCACGCATGAAGTGGATGGTTGGCTCCGCGCTGTACAGGTCATGGAAGCTGAAGTGGAAGAAATATTGCAAAATGGGGATCAAGAAATCCAACAGAAATGCCTCGGAACCTGTCCTAAGAATTGCAGGTCAAGCTACAGGCTGGGGAAGATTGTGAGTAGAAAGATCGATGCTGTGACTGAATTAAAGGGCAAAGGGGGTTTTGATGTTGTGGCTCATAGCTTGCCTTGTGCTCCGGTGGATGAGAGACCAATGGGGAAGACTGTGGGCTTAGACTTGATGTACGAGAAGGTTCGGAGATGCCTGGAAGATGAGCAAGTAAGAAGTATTGGGTTGTATGGAATTGGGGGTGTTGGAAAAACCACCCTCTTGCAGAAACTCAATAATGAGTATTTTGGTAAAAGAAACGATTTTGATGTTGTGATATGGATAGTGGTGTCGAAACCAATCAACATGGGAAATATTCAAGACGTGATCCTGAATAAATTACCGACCCCAGATGACAAATGGAAGAATCGTAGCAAGGAAGAGAAGGCTGCAGAAATATGCAAGTTGTTGAAATCCAAAAACTTTGTGATATTGCTTGATGATATGTGGGAGCGACTCAATCTCTTGGAGGTGGGGATCCCTAATTTGAGTAATCAAACTAAGTCCAAAGTAGTACTCACTACCCGATCTGAACGAGTATGCGATGAAATGGAGGTTCATAAGAGGATGAAGGTAGAGTGTTTGACACGGGATGAAGCGTTTTCTCTGTTTCGTGACAAGGTTGGTGAGAATATCCTGAATTCACATCCAGATATAAAAAGGCTTGCTAAGATTGTTGTCCAGGAATGCAAAGGATTGCCGCTTGCCCTCATTGTCATCGGGCGAGCAATGGCTAGTAGGAAAACTCCTCGAAAATGGGAGCAAGCAATACAAGTGCTGAAGAGTTACCCAGCAAAGTTTTCAGGTATGGGAGATCAAGTATTTCCGATTTTGAAATTTAGTTACGATCACTTGGACAATGATACCACCAAATCATGTTTCCTATATTGTTCGATATTCCCTGAAGACCATGAAATTTGGAATGAAGACCTCATAGATCTTTGGATCGGGGAGGGGTTTATGGACAAATTTGTCGATATCTATGAAGCACGCAACCAAGGAGAGGAGATTATTAGAAGCTTAAAACTTGCATGTCTCTTGGAAGGTGGTGTATCGGAAAACACTTGTAAGATGCATGATGTGATCCGTGACATGGCTCTATGGTTATCATGTGATTATGGGGAAGAGAGACACAAAAGTTTTGTACTAGATCATGTTCAGTTGATTGAAGCATATGAAACTGTGAAATGGAAAGAAGCTCAACGGATTTCACTATGGCATTCTAATATCAATGAAGAACTCTCTCTATCACCCTGTTTCCTCAATCTCCGAACTTTGATTTTGAGCTATAGTAACATGAAGTCACTTCCAATTGGATTCTTCCAATTCATGCCTGTCATAAGAGTTTTGGATTTGTCGTGCAATGAAAATTTAGTGGAGTTACCTTTGGAGATTTTTAGATTAGAGAGTTTGGAATATCTGAATCTATCAGAGACGGGTATAAAAAAGATGCCTATAGAGCTGAAGAATTTGACAAAACTGAGGTGTTTGATATTAGACCATATAAGGAAGCTTGAAGTAATTCCACCAAACGTGATATCTTGCCTTTCAAATTTGCAGATGTTTAGGATGCGATCATTGACATTGAAAAGGATATTAAGGAATATGAGGAAGTTGGAGAGTTGCAGGAGTTGGAGTGCTTGCAATACTTGA
- the LOC117922423 gene encoding probable disease resistance protein At5g43730 yields MDCVSPILDVATRLWDCTAKRAVYIRELEENLNSLKSLMEELNNLSKDVMVRVEREELQRSRRTHEVDGWLSAVQKCLGTCPKNCRSSYRLGKIVTKKMNAVTELQGKGHFDVVAHRPSFAPVDKMQMEETVGLDLMFEKVRKCLEDEQVRSIGLYGIGGVGKTTLLRKINNEYFGKRNDFDVVIWIVVSKPISIEKIQNVILKKLLTGDDKWENLSKEQKAAEIGELLEGKNFVILLDDMWERLDLLEVGIPHLSDQTKSKVVLTTRSEQVCNEMKVHKRMRVECLTQDEAFSLFCDKVGENILNSHPDIKRLAKTVVDECKGLPLALIVIGRSMASRKTPREWEQAIQMLKSYQEKFSGRGKYVFPN; encoded by the exons ATGGATTGTGTGAGCCCAATCTTGGATGTTGCCACCCGCTTGTGGGATTGCACCGCCAAGCGTGCAGTCTATATTCGCGAGCTTGAAGAAAATCTCAATTCTTTGAAGAGCTTAATGGAGGAACTTAACAACTTAAGTAAGGATGTGATGGTAAGAGTTGAGCGTGAGGAACTACAACGGAGTAGGCGCACGCATGAAGTGGATGGTTGGCTCAGCGCTGTACAG AAATGTCTCGGAACCTGTCCCAAGAATTGTAGGTCAAGCTACAGGCTGGGGAAGATTGTGACTAAAAAGATGAACGCTGTGACCGAATTACAGGGCAAAGGGCATTTTGATGTTGTGGCTCATAGACCGTCTTTTGCTCCGGTGGATAAGATGCAGATGGAGGAGACTGTGGGCTTAGACTTGATGTTTGAGAAGGTCCGGAAATGCCTGGAAGATGAGCAAGTAAGAAGTATTGGGTTGTATGGAATTGGGGGTGTTGGAAAAACCACCCTCTTGCGGAAAATCAATAATGAGTATTTTGGTAAAAGAAACGATTTTGATGTGGTGATATGGATAGTGGTGTCGAAACCAATCAGtatagaaaaaattcaaaatgtgaTCCTGAAGAAATTACTGACCGGAGATGACAAATGGGAGAATCTTAGCAAGGAACAGAAGGCTGCAGAAATAGGCGAGTTGTTGGAAGGCAAAAACTTTGTGATATTGCTTGATGATATGTGGGAGCGACTTGATCTCTTGGAGGTGGGGATCCCTCATTTGAGTGATCAAACTAAATCCAAAGTAGTACTCACTACGCGATCTGAACAAGTATGCAATGAAATGAAAGTTCATAAGAGGATGAGGGTAGAGTGTTTGACACAGGATGAAGCATTTTCTCTGTTTTGTGATAAGGTTGGTGAGAATATCCTGAATTCACATCCGGATATAAAAAGGCTTGCTAAGACTGTTGTTGATGAATGCAAAGGATTACCACTTGCCCTTATTGTCATCGGGCGATCAATGGCTAGCAGGAAAACTCCTCGGGAATGGGAGCAAGCAATACAAATGCTGAAGAGTTACCAAGAAAAGTTTTCAGGTAGGGGAAAAtatgtatttccaaattga